The Arachis duranensis cultivar V14167 chromosome 9, aradu.V14167.gnm2.J7QH, whole genome shotgun sequence genomic sequence GTGAAGCATTGCAATCCGGATTTAAAGGGAGCAGAAATGGAACGTAAGCTCCAATTAGAGGAGTTAGAATGTCTTAGACTAGAAGCATATGAGAATTCtaagatttataaggaaaaggccaAGACATTTCATGACCAAAATATAAGGAGGAAGAGCTTTAAGATAGGTGATGAGGTACTTGTGTACAACTCAAGGTTGCGGTTGATGCTTGGAAAGTTGAGATCTAGATGGGATGGTCCTTTTATAGTGGTGGACGTCAAGCCCTATGGGGTGGTTGAGGTGGTTCACCCTATCAATGGAACTAGATTCAATATCAACGGTTATAGGGTGAAGCCTTACCACACACAACCCAAACATGCCAAGGAGTTGGAGATTTTCCTCCTTGGAGAGGTTCCAAATGATCAATGAATTCATGCAAGTCCAACTTATCACTTTAAACTAAAGTGCTAGGTAGAAGACACCCCACTACGGTAACATTGTTATAGCCCTTCTCTTTTTGTTTATAGTTCTTTGACTTAATTGCCTTTTGTTATGTTGATTCACCTTGGATTAGTTTAATCTTTAAGTTAGATAGGTTAATTTCCTTATGGGTTATGAATGTTTGAATATTTATATGTTTGGGGTTGAAATGTTGATTGAGCTAAGGTTGAGTACCTTTGAAAttgagaaaatttttgaaaaacagggcatcatgcgtacgcacacacttGTGCATGCGCAGAAAACCCTATTTTTTGCGTCCTGCGCGTGCACACCTgcatgtgcgtgcgcacactcATGTTTGTGCCCTCTGCTAGCAGCGCCTGCATGGCTTGTGCGTGAGCGCTCCCCTATTTTTCCTCGATCTGTGCATGTGCAGCTGCTTGTGCGTACGTACACACCCCTCTCCCTTTGTATACTCTGTGCGAGCGCACAGGCTTGTGCGTTCGCACGCCAACTTGCACCCATTCTGCTGGGAGTGCTGGCACAGCCTGTGCGCATGAACCCCTGTCTCTTTTCGTCTCTGTGCGTGCGCATGGACCTATGTGCTCACACATACATGACCTTTCtccaagtaaaaaaaaaaacattttcagTCATCTGTGCAAGCACACAGCCATGTGCGCCCCCACACCTTGATGCACCCCCTCTGCTAGAAGTGTTCACACGTCTAGTACGTCCGCATCCCACTCTATTTCACTTCTTGTGTGTACACATGCTTCcctcttttcttgctttctGTGTGCACGCACAGGCTTGTGCGCCTGCACACTCCTTTACGCACCTTCTTCTTGGAGAGTTCGCATGCTATGTGCATCCGCATCTCCCTCTCTTTCACTTCTTGTGCGTGCGCATGGACCTGTATGCGCACGCACAAGTCTCAACCTAGGCGTTAAACCGGGCAAAACCCCTGTTGAGCCagcatcttcttcttttcttcttctccattgCTGCTGTGCCGCCCCGCCTAGCCCTCTTCCGGTGACCCTGCCGCCATCAGCCACCACCACCTCTCTTTTtgtctcttctcccttttttcttcctctcttttcttctctttctcttttccttctcttacacTAGAGAGCTTCTTTACCTTTGTGGAATTCCAGTGTGTCTCCGGCGAAGCTAACCGCCGTGAACTCGAAGTGGCTATAATAAGTGCCATTGTTTCAGCTTTTCATCTTGCCTTCTTCAACCTAATTTTcaggtttttattttcttttcatgttaatttttgaaattctttttattttcttttcatgttAATTAGATTGAATTTATTGCATTCTTTAGCTATCTTTGTATTGCAAGTGTTTAAATTCTGAGTTATTGGGTTgctttttattgaatttgaacATAATTGTGATAAGTTTACACAATGCACATCAAATGTTTGGTTAAATGCCTAAATGAAACTTTTGTTTGATTCATATGAGATAGCCATCATATGCTTTCAACATTCTCTTGTTTTACATATTCTATGATTTGTGCAACttcaaatatgatttttgatgaTGATTAACTTTAATTTACCAGTGCATTCCCTTGTTTCTTGAACTTGAAGTTCCAAACACCCATGTCTTACATGAATTTTGATCTTTTGTTAATGGGTGCTTTGTTTGTGATTGCATTGTTCTTAGTTGAATTCAATTTTCATTATTCATCTTAGCAATTGAATTGAGCAATCCCATTACAAATGTTCACTTTTTGATGTCTTGATCAAACATCTTTTGGCTTTAACTCAAGGACATTGTTTATGTGATTCTCATACTTTTAGTATGAAAAAATGACACTTCACTTTGCTTAAAtggttattgttgttgtgtgcCCTCTTTAATAATGAACTTTTATGTCCACAACCCCAATAACCATTTCCTTCAAGAATTCAATTAAGTCATTTTGTGCTTGTTTAAGTTTGCTTGCATCTTAATTCTTTACACTTGCAACTTAAACACTTAATTGAGAAGTATTGAGCTTTGATTGTTTCAATAGTGCGATTGTCGTTCAACCAGCCGGTGCGTGTGTTCTAACCGCGTGCACATTTGAAATACACACATTGTTTCATCTCAAATCACACTATTTTGAAAGCTTCcaattaagaatttaaatttttcttcacTTTATTTGTGCTTCCTCATTGATCTTGTTTTACTATTGGCATATGATCTTGaaatcttttgtttttaattctcctttttaGGATGTGCAAGAAAGGTAAAGTACCGGTCACATCACCGATTGTGCAACCAACAACTCGCCCTCTTAATACTTGGTTTATGGATCGCCAAAGTGAGAGACCAAGAACAATATAAAGCAATCGAGAAAAGAACAATCTATTGGGAGAGGACACTGAGGGAGGAGGATGATGGAAGTCATCAACCCATGTCAGTGACCACCAATTGAAGTTGGAGCCCCCGAGTTATTGTTCTCCCAGATTATGAgcatgcacggaggaccgtgcaatAATTAAGTGTAGGAGAGGATCGACAACTTTGAGGGGGGGTAAAATTCTTTTCTTAGAAACTTTGCAATACCTTCtagtttctttcttcattttgcaattttgttcTTATTGCACTTTGCTTGGTTTGTTTGTATATATTTCTTTAGTGCTTATAGTTTTATGGTAGTAAATACTTGCATGTTGCATGGTAGAATACATAAGTTTggtaaaataacaagaaattttCATGAAATCTTTCTTAGGGCGTgccattgattgaattgaaaattttggttTTCAACTTGCTTGAAGTATCCTTTTCATAGAACATAGAAAAAGAACTAGAACAACATACCTTATGAGATTTGAGCTCTAATAGATGGTTGCACATTTTCAACCATAAAGTTTGTTCTTGTGTGTTATACTCCTTTTTTAGTGTGATCTTAGATTTGCGTGAATATTTATGTCCTGTATTTGGTGTTTGAATGCatttagcatgattgaggccatttttgaTATTAAACTCACTAACCTATATGACCAACCTTTACATTCACCCTTGTAACCCCTTTTGAGCCCTTAAATCCCCTTTTGTTCTGATTCTAAGCACATTATTCTCCCTAAATTGAAAAATCATTGATGTCCTTGATTGCTCTTTAATTAGCTTGGGTGGAGTAGTGTGTGTTACTCAAAGTGTGGGGGAAAATTGATGGGAAATATTGGTGATAAAGTTACATGAGATATTCATTGTAAAAATATGGAAAATGGGTAAATACCCATGCATTCATTGTTCAAGACATATGCATCTCTTGTTGTTGAAAAAACAaggaaattttgattttgtaattaaaaaaaatcaaatcaaatcttgtGCATAGTAGCATATGAAATAAAAagcgaaataaataaaaggatgcATATGTTTGtgttttggaaaagaaaatgcatgagtaaaTGTGAGATAGGAGATAGGAGATAAATGGGTGGTTAGGTTGTTTTGTTATGTGTATATAGGTTGATATAGGATTAGGTGGACACTTGAGCTAATGAAATATCTAATTCACtaagtccacttaaccatattaatcttaccttaaccctagccctattacaaccctccaaagacctcatgatatttgttttcatgcatcaaataTTAGTTTATTGTTAGATGACTTGCAAATCTTTGAAAAAACATtattaaaggagaattgagtgattaaaCCCTAAATACTGAGTGAATAGAGCGAATACACATCCGATGAGGGATTCGatcgctcaattctatgtttttATCTCTTATAGtgtatcttcttgcaagttgtttgttagttttgaaAATCTCAATTCAATTCTTTGGACATTGATCATAGTGCATCAAATTTTTACCTTGGCCCTAAGGCTTTCTTAGGATTGATTGGAATTTCATGGTTTGTTTCTACCAAATTTCAGTAGAATAGATATCAGTAGGTAATATCTAGGATAATTGCATGCATATAGGTAGTACATTAAATAAATTGTTTGCCCTTTCATTCATCTCCTTTGATTGTgaatagcatgaggacatgctagtgtttaagtgtgggggaattgatgaatccatattttacgataatttttattaaaattaagaggatttcatcatataaacctacacttattccattaaatagcatgcttttgagctTTCCTCCTAAATTATGCTTGATTATGAAAACATGCTCCTTTGTGattaatttagtcaattttattCCAGTTACcttccattcgataccttgatgcTGTtggtgagtgatttcagatgtaTAAGGTAGGAATGACTTGGTGATAATGGAAGGGGAGCATACAAGgaggaggaagcatgaagaaacAAAGGAGAAGAGCAAAGCGATGTGTGTGTATGCACAACCTCTTATGCATACGGACAGGTAGCAAAGCAAAGCGAAGTGTGCGAGCGCACAGCATCTTGTGTGTGTTACACGATTATCCAAAGTATCGCAAAGTGTGCGTGCGTACAacctcttgtgcgtacgcacaacctgAGATTTCGGCcaagtgtgcatgcgcacacgtctgtgcatacgcacaagtacCCGTACATGCCTTCATTTAAAACGCACGTGACTCGCATTTTGAGAGGCTTAGAGGCCTAATTCTAATGGCTGTAGCTCATATTACAAGGAGCAAACATTGAAGAAGCATAGCATATCATTAGGATAGTTTTAGATAGTAGTAGGAGGCTTTAGGTTTAGTTTTCTTTAAGTTTTCTCTCAACACCATTAGGATTTTTGTTAGGgttttttcatttcaaattccattttccattttttgaTCTTGGATTTATGCTAGCCTCCATTGTAAGTATCTCTTAATtactactttttatatttacaatgTTGATACTTTTTCTTGTAGTTAAAGTTATAGTgataatatatatactttttgcaATTTTGATCTCTTGTtaatgattttgatgattgatgattgtCATATGCTTGTTTGATTTAGTAttgttgattttgatcatttgtTACTCATAGTTTCaagaattttctcaattttgtcATGATTTGTGTTTATGCCCACCAAGTATTTGTGGAAAtgtcaattttgattatgggcTAAATTTTCATCTCTTGGCTTGGAGAAAATAAGCATATGTGTTCCTAGAGttggaatgtccaacatttagtgataattcttggatcgttaattgttcttgtttccactaacgctaacTTGTTGCTAAAACAATTAGCAAGTGagttaggatttgtggattaagaaCAACTATGCTCACTTAACCTACTGTCCGATGTAAGAGTTAACTAAGTAAGATTAATCCATTACaattgtcatagttgtggttgCAACAAGGAAAGGACCCCTAGCTCATCCCAAGCCAAGATTTATGCTTTGAATCACATACACACACATACATACCTCAATCACTTTTATATCTTACTTATTCATATTACATAGCTAGTTCTTTAATCCCTTTATTAGatcattaatttcaattttgaatgttcttttattcctttagttGTTTATTTCTTCATTGAAAAATCTCATTTGCCTTCACAACCGAAATTGTGTACTTCTTGATCACTAATCCTTGGGAGACATTATTTATGCATGCAAGTCCCCCTTTCATAGGGAAAAAGAGAGAACACGGTGAGAGGATGAGAGAGAGCTTACGTTGGAGGTTACTATTCACTTCCAACTTTAATCCATCATATCTTTCAATCCGGAGCTCAGATTGACGAGTCGTTAGCAGCTACGCATTCGTGTCAGAATTCTCTACAAAGCCTACTACCCAATTTGGTAAGGAATTTACTTTTTCTTACACAAATCTTCCTTTCTCAGTTTCAAATTTGGGGGTGTTAAAATTGAAGATTTATATGATTTTGGTGTTTTAGGTTCGAATTAGCTCACAAAAATTAGCGAGTTTTTGTTCATTTGAGACACGAGTAAGGTAAGAACCTCAAACCTCTTGTTGATTAGTGAATTAGAAATCTTGAAtgttgattatagtgatatGTTATAGAATTAGATTGAATAATGTTGAATTGGAGTATGTTGATGATGTTGGGAGCTTGATTGTAGGACCTTGGTAGTTGAATTTCTGTTCAGAGAGGCTTTGGGGCTGTGGACTCTTGAGGAATGTTGACCTTGGGGTGTCTTTGGGTTTTTTGAGAAATTGGCCAAgatatggttttggtttctcatagATAACATATAATGTCTTGTAAAAaccttaggctagatgaccataggataagctGTATGATTTGGAAGATTGCGGATTAGTGACTTGTTTGTATTGTTGATTTGTGTGGTTGGATTGTATGTTGAATGTATATGAATGTGTGTTGTATGATGGGGCATGACGATGATTGTTGATGGTACGAAACACGATGTGTGACGATTGTGATCATGAATATTGGTGAGATTTGAGCCAAAGGCTGTGACCGACAAGTCTGAGTAAGTATAATGATTTAAAATTGGCATGGTTTACATATTGTAGGTTGAGGCACAGATATGATGTTTGTGAATGTGAATGATGTTGATTTGGTTGAGGTATTATAGAAAGTATGTATGGAAATTGTGGTATTTacttggggttttggaagttaGGAGTTTTGGAAGTTAGTATGTTGTGAGATGAATGTTATGGAATGAATGAGAATTATTTAGGTATGTTTTAAATATGGTTAGTGTGAGATGGAACTTGAAGCTTTGGTTTTTTTGAAATGTCCATTTTGAAAATAGGGGTTTGAGATTTTTAAGTAAAActtgatttttaataaatttcagCGATCCATAACTTGAGCCTCGAATTTTGGATTTGAGTGaaatctatttcaaattaaagatattttcaaTAGCTTTAAAATGGAATAAATTTTGTGAAAACGGAATTTTGAAGAGGAAGTTATGAACGTCGGAAGTTATGTACAAAAACTGAATTTTCTTAAGTTGCAGCAAAACCAGAACTTCTGGTTTGTGTGCGGGCGCACACTGGTGTTTTGGCtcatgcgcacgcacaccctgaGGTTCTTGAAAATAGTACGTATGCACACACCCTGTTTTTTAGCAACTTGTGTTTTATAATTTAAACATGGTTTTGAACCTCTtaacctctatttttactctCTGAGACCCCATAATTTAGTTATAGTAGTAAGTGAAGGGGATTGAACTAGGAATGTGAGGTAAATTGGAAGTAAAGAAAGATGTTGAAGTGGTGAATATGAGCTTGAGAAGTGACTGATTAATTTGATGAGATATTGAAAGTGATGAATAAGGTATGATTGAGAACAATGCAATGTTGATGGACTATGATATTATgagatgatgatgaatgagtTTGATGAGaaattatgtataaatatatttttgaatgtTGAGATGATGGATAATGGTTTGGAGGATAGATCCCTATCCGAGTTAGGATTTTGTGGATACATGTCTAATTCCTATCTGAGATGAGATTTTGAGGATAAATGAGTAATTCCTATCCGAGATGCAATTTTGTGTGTAGACAAGTAATTCTTATCTAAGGATAGACTAGTATTTCCTATCCGAGTCATGGCTTATGGATAGACGAGTAATTCCTCCCCGGGTTATGGTTTGAGGCACACACCTGAGTAGATGAGTAATACCTATTCTGGGTTGGGTGAAACACCGGCATAGGAAGATAAGTAATACCTGTTTCATGTTGTGGTGTTCTGTCCAAGGTTAGCTActggacatgtcgggttggctttataatcgacagatgagactcataaGTTATAGggtaggcatacatcatatgcatatgtttGGTTTGCTTGTTTGTGCATTAATTGGGAATGTCTTTGTGATTtagtttgcctaattgctatACTTACTACCTACATTACTTATACTCTAATTGTGTTTGTCATTGTCTGTTTGTCTGTCTGTGTATTTCCATCGAAGTTGGAGGATTTGGAAGAAGGCGGATGATGGAGGGTTTTTGATTGAGTTTTGGTTAAGTTTAGGAAACTTAGAGAACCACCCTACTTATGGGTTtcgttttcaaatctttaagttttataatctgagtgtcggagttctaggattgcctatgGCTTTCCTAGGACctatatattatgtatgtgCGCACCTTAATCATACTGAGAACCCATGATTCCCATCCCATAcaatattgttatttttcagatgcaggtccagATATGTCTCGGTGAGCGTTTGGAGTTCCCTGTTGCAAGCGAAGCTAGGACTTTGTCCATTGTGTTTTGTTATGTATATTTATGTTTAGACTTCTCCTTTAGCGCATGTTTTACTTTTGTACCTCATATAAGCTTTATGGAGAACTACGTGtttattttaagtatttttcaGAGACTTGGgattatatgtatgtatgtatatatattctccggccagccttagCTTCATAGGTTGAGCGCGgagtttgaattttttgtatttattgacCCTCTActcttatatgtatatatatgtatctcTGGCTAGTAAACGTTACTTTTGAACATTGcgcttttaatttttgcaattttgaTTTAACCATCTTTCAAGACTCCTCGAATATTACATCCTTTCTAATATattgtatatgtatattttaattttagaggttgtaatatCTGGCCACCTCTACTTTACGGCTTAAGCATAAGGTTCTGTATGATAGGGTGTTATATGTTGGGTAGCATTGACTGCATGCATTGGCAATGGAAAAATTGTCCAAAGGCGTAAAAAGTATGTACATGAGTGGTTATCGTGGAGTTGCAACCATAGTACTTGAGGTTGTGGCATCTTCAGACCTTTGAATATGGCATGTGTTCTTTGGAGTTTATGGTTCAAATAATGATATCAACGTGTTAGATTGTTCATCAGTGTTCAATGATATTCTAAATGATCGTGCTCTGGAGGTAAACTATACTATTAATGGTAATAACTATACTTTGGGATACTATTTAGCAGATGGTATTTATCCTGAATGGGCCACATTTGtcaaatcaaactcaaaaccatAAGGGGAGAAACACAAGTTGTTTGCACAATACCAAATATAATTTTGCTCAAGGATTAGAGTATGACGATGTCGAAAACTGCTTATCACAACCTTAGGTAGGAGAGGAAGATTTTTCATCATACCATCAATTTCTCCAAAGAAATGCCCAACTTCAAAATAGGCAATAGCATAGACAGTTGAAAGAGGTCTTAATTTAACACATATGGCAATTTCACAATACTTGTCCTAGAGCTTaactatgttttttttatattaagtaattttacaaattcGTATAATCtcgaattatatattgtgtattatttttatatatgattttttttaatattaatattttttaatagtgaattattttttgaatttataaatttaaaaaatattattgcaaaaaaaatagtaattatattaattttaattactttaattaattaattaagtaggacaacaataaaaactaaagttagttcctccTAATGGAAAAGGAGTAGATgttttgagttcctatttactatttttgaCGCAAAAGCTGATGTGGAGTTAGTTTTTATGACAGGTGGGTAATAAATAAAGATTTGGATGAGTTCTCTACTGGAGATAGTCTAAGAGCAACTCCAATGATAAAAGAATTTGGAGCCTCATTCACTCTGTCTATAAAAAATGAGAGCCTACTATTAATGTAAACAAAAAGAGAGTTCCTTCATGTGCTTCAAAGCAATAGATGTCCTGTTCAGATGGACTCTCtaatattgaatattatttagattattatattaaattataattaattaaatttatttacataaaaaaattttaattttttacacattataaaataagtttatttttatttatgaaatctGTAATGCTAACCAGATTACAAAACTAGCCATTACAAAACTAGCCGTTACTATGTTACCGttattaataatgaattaatattttgttactcTATCTATACTACTTACATACACTTCTATTCTCAcactttcttctactcttcatcttctttcaaaGTTACGAAATCAAAGTTctattgatattattttttgttaaaaaaaaaggatCTAAACTAACTCAACtcttttttcaattacataCAAAACTTTTCTCAAACTCCAAATACCCAAAAATCTCAACCCTCAAAGTCTcaaattccaaatcaaaacttCACACTACCAAATATATTTCAAAATCGAAATCCACAAAATCTtcctaatttcaattttcaagctCCTTATAACAATCAATTTCCTATGTTCCAAccacaaaatcaaaattcacaaacacCATATTTTCCATTTTCATCCATATTTAACATCTCTATAAAAAATGTTACTCCAAATCTTTGTCATTTTCAACTCAATTCAATGCATTGAGACATAGCTCATCTGGTGTTAGTGGCTCTTCTAACCCATCCCCTCAGACTCTGATACAATCTAGTCCGAAATTGCAATATTCAGATATTGCTAACCCTCGTGGATTAGATGCTGTTGACCTCAATGAAGATGACATTGAAAATTGTAGGCAAGATAATATTCAACACTGACAATGAGAAGAGGATGAAATGTTGATCAGTACATGGTTGAAAGGGCAAAATATTTTGTAGTCAAATTCGTAGTTATTGTGTGCAATTCAGCTCCGACATAAGGGGGAGTTGCATGTAAGAAACGATGGTATAAGATTAACAAGGTAGTTGCACAATTTGCTGGTTGCTATGATCAAGCTAGTCAAAACATAAGGAGTGGTTCGAATGCTAATGGTATAAATGACTTAGCCTATAAACTTTATTCCACAAATTATGGTCAAAAATTCACTTTTGAGAGGCATTGGAATATACTTCGTTTGGAGTAAAAATGGAGAAGCCAACTACCTACACAGAGTGGAGGCTTAAAGAGAACCAAGGTTAGTATAGCTGGAGcatactcatcatcatcaaatccaGAAACTCCGTTGGCTGAAGAAACTAGTGTGGACTCTCCTGTTCGCTCACAaggatcaaagaagagcaagaaaaagggtaagagaaaagaacaaataTCTGAAGATCTTagagaaaagaaatcatcaatttctaaaaaattatctCTCATGAAAGATTGATGAACGAGACTTCTTGCTGTTTTggaatcaatcaaaacaagaacCAATTCGTtagtagcatagtccaaaccaacaatgaatCCTCATAatcaaatgttaaattcaaatacaaaataaccgagagtaattaaacctcgggtcgtcttccctaggagttgTAATTAAGTGTGATCATCATTGGCTATGAGAGAAATGAAGATTGGATGATAGCAAAAGagagcaagtaatgtaaatagcaagaaattaaataagcatgcaaggaattaaaagggaaagcaattaaaagcaatgaaaatggaaattaaGCACTAAAAAGGACTCTTGGTAATAATTGGGGAATTAAGGATTCATATCCTAATTATGGACCACAGACATGGCAATTGTGTgtaattaatcccaattagtcaatcctacttgagaattagtcaaaatgGCATAATTGAttccaatccctaagtcctaagtcaacactagtgggtcacttagagtcaagggaaaccaaaccaattaacaatCCTCACACAATGCAGAATGGACATTTACAACTTAACTCCACCCAAACACCcaatttcttaaccaagagtgtgaaaactaaAGATGTAAGGAATTAAATATCAGagcaataaaagtcaaagcaaggaaaattaaagtgcaagaaacctcttggcaactaattgagagctaaggttacctatcctagacattgaccacaaacatatgacgattatgaagagttaatcctacttagtcaatcCTACATCAAGGATAAGTCAAGTAGGCATAGTTGATTTCAATCTATAAGTCCTATATCAACACTTAGGGTCACATAGAGTCAATGGAGACCAAATCcactaactactctaatgtatcaaacaagaatggacatcaatgactcaaggatcaccaaagtcatcaattccaagccaagagtgaagaaaaactatgtaaaaactaagccaagcattttatcaaacacttggtgtgcatgaaaataaaataacattaaattgcattaaaataaAAGCTAACTACCAAAAGTAAGAAAATGAcaataacaattaaagaaagtaataaatgaacataaaacataaattggcattaattgaaattaaaataacaaaagtatccataaacataaaaatgacaagataaaggaaataacaaaggaaatgaagaagaacaagatgaaggaacatgaaaacataaaggaaattacactaaaataagaattaaagatagaaattaaagagaaattaaactaataaactctaattctagagagaggggggagcttctctctctaaaaactaagagaaaacatcataaaaGCTAAATCTAATTGCCGCCCTCCCCCCTGcccccttcattcctcttcactttaGCCTCAAATAGCTTTAGAAAATTAGTTGGATTGGGTTTTGGAGGCCCAAGAATTGTCTCCGGCAATTTGCAATTAATGACTCACGTTCATGTAGTCGTGCATACGCACGACCTACGGTGCGTACGCACAGTTGCGCAAAATTCCCATCGTACATACGCATGACAATTGGTGCGTATGCATCCTTGCACGAAGCCAccgttgtgcgtacgcaccttTGCAGCAGCTTCTAAACTCcattttcttcatgatttctcaCCTTTTGGATGCTCTTTCTTCACTTCTTTAACCCAAACTTGCCTTGagaaaccttaaatcacttaacaaatacatcaaggcaccaaatgggat encodes the following:
- the LOC107465904 gene encoding uncharacterized protein LOC107465904 → MERKLQLEELECLRLEAYENSKIYKEKAKTFHDQNIRRKSFKIGDEVLVYNSRLRLMLGKLRSRWDGPFIVVDVKPYGVVEVVHPINGTRFNINGYRVKPYHTQPKHAKELEIFLLGEVPNDQ